Proteins from a single region of Shinella zoogloeoides:
- the coaBC gene encoding bifunctional phosphopantothenoylcysteine decarboxylase/phosphopantothenate--cysteine ligase CoaBC, with translation MSLAGKRILLIISGGIAAYKSLDLIRRLRERGAEVRPVMTAGAQQFVTPLAVGALSSGHVYTDLFSREDEQDVGHIRLARDCDLIVVAPATADLMAKMANGLADDLASTVLLATDRPVLVAPAMNPKMWSHAATRRNVETLRRDGLAFIGPNAGEMAEGGEAGLGRMAEPLEIVAAVEDLLDGGGKPLAGRRAIVTSGPTHEPIDPVRYIANRSSGRQGHAIAAALAKLGAEVTLVSGPVTLPDPRGVKVIHVERAEEMLEAVLGALPADIAVMVAAVADWRVATENTEKIKKKPGEGPPPLMLAENPDILKTIGHHAQRPKVVVGFAAETQDVEDNGRVKLQKKGADVIVANDVSPETGIMGGTRNSVKLITAAGVEQWPDLSKDEVAGRLADWVAARLI, from the coding sequence ATGTCGCTTGCAGGAAAACGCATCCTCCTCATCATCTCGGGCGGCATCGCCGCCTATAAGAGCCTCGACCTCATCCGCCGCCTGCGCGAACGTGGCGCGGAGGTGCGGCCCGTCATGACGGCGGGCGCGCAGCAATTCGTGACGCCGCTCGCCGTCGGCGCGCTCTCTTCCGGCCATGTCTATACGGACCTCTTCTCCCGCGAGGACGAGCAGGATGTCGGCCATATCCGCCTTGCGCGCGACTGCGATCTCATCGTCGTCGCCCCCGCGACCGCCGACCTGATGGCCAAGATGGCGAACGGCCTTGCCGACGACCTCGCCTCGACCGTGCTGCTCGCCACCGACCGGCCCGTGCTCGTCGCGCCCGCCATGAACCCGAAAATGTGGTCCCATGCCGCAACGCGCCGCAATGTCGAGACGCTGCGCCGCGACGGCCTTGCCTTCATCGGCCCCAATGCCGGCGAGATGGCGGAGGGCGGCGAGGCCGGCCTCGGCCGCATGGCCGAGCCGCTGGAAATCGTCGCGGCCGTGGAAGACCTGCTCGACGGCGGCGGGAAGCCGCTTGCCGGCCGCAGGGCCATCGTCACATCCGGCCCGACGCACGAACCTATCGACCCCGTGCGCTACATCGCCAACCGTTCCTCCGGCCGGCAGGGCCATGCCATCGCCGCCGCCCTTGCGAAGCTCGGCGCGGAGGTGACGCTGGTTTCCGGCCCGGTCACGCTGCCCGATCCGCGCGGCGTCAAGGTGATCCATGTCGAGCGGGCGGAGGAGATGCTGGAGGCCGTTCTCGGCGCGCTACCGGCCGATATCGCCGTCATGGTCGCCGCCGTGGCTGACTGGCGCGTGGCGACGGAGAACACGGAAAAGATCAAGAAGAAGCCGGGCGAAGGCCCGCCGCCGCTGATGCTGGCGGAAAACCCGGATATCCTGAAGACCATCGGCCACCACGCGCAGCGCCCGAAGGTCGTCGTCGGCTTTGCCGCCGAGACGCAGGATGTCGAGGACAACGGCCGGGTGAAGCTCCAGAAGAAAGGGGCGGATGTCATCGTCGCCAACGATGTCTCCCCCGAAACCGGCATCATGGGCGGCACGCGCAATAGCGTGAAGCTCATCACCGCCGCCGGCGTGGAGCAATGGCCCGATCTTTCGAAGGACGAGGTCGCCGGACGCCTTGCCGACTGGGTCGCGGCGCGCCTTATTTGA
- a CDS encoding potassium channel family protein: MTEEPVSATEPQPFFERLRRQLRGLYFGRDREAIRFQVAMLLIDIAILAFFVAGPYLRTGPAYVIVDYLIAAVIAFELGARALIAPNLRYWLLRPMTWVDIVILGTLLFPNQLHNFAFLRVLRIWAISQSKLLTLMLRRTGNGDREDVIQACANFLVFLFLVTGFVYSNFFYGAEGFEGFVDALYFSVATVTTTGFGDIVLPGTLGKLTAIVTMIIGISLFVRLAQAIVRPYKVHFPCPQCGLSRHEADAVHCKACGHVLNIPDEGA, encoded by the coding sequence ATGACAGAAGAGCCCGTGAGCGCCACCGAACCGCAACCCTTTTTCGAAAGGCTGCGCCGGCAGTTGCGCGGCCTCTATTTCGGGCGCGACCGGGAGGCGATCCGCTTCCAGGTGGCGATGCTGCTCATCGATATCGCCATTCTCGCCTTCTTCGTCGCAGGCCCCTATCTGCGCACCGGCCCGGCCTATGTGATCGTCGATTATCTCATCGCGGCCGTCATCGCCTTCGAGCTTGGCGCGCGGGCGCTGATTGCGCCGAACCTGCGCTACTGGCTGCTGCGGCCGATGACCTGGGTGGATATCGTCATCCTCGGCACCCTGCTCTTTCCCAACCAGTTGCACAATTTCGCTTTCCTGCGCGTGCTGCGCATCTGGGCGATCAGCCAGAGCAAGCTCCTGACGCTGATGCTGCGCCGGACGGGAAACGGCGACAGGGAAGACGTCATCCAGGCCTGCGCCAATTTCCTCGTCTTCCTCTTCCTCGTCACCGGCTTCGTCTACAGCAACTTCTTCTACGGCGCGGAAGGGTTCGAGGGTTTCGTCGATGCGCTCTATTTCTCCGTCGCGACCGTCACCACGACGGGCTTCGGCGACATCGTGCTGCCCGGCACGCTCGGCAAGCTCACCGCCATCGTCACTATGATCATCGGCATCTCGCTCTTCGTGCGGCTCGCGCAGGCGATCGTGCGGCCCTACAAGGTGCATTTCCCCTGCCCGCAATGCGGCCTTTCCCGCCACGAGGCGGACGCCGTGCACTGCAAGGCCTGCGGGCATGTGCTGAACATTCCCGACGAGGGCGCGTGA